The Vannielia litorea genome segment GCCCGCGTGCTCGAAAACGCCAAGGGGCTCGATCAGGACCGGGTGGCGCAGGAGGTGGCCCTGCTGGCGCTGAAGAGCGATGTGACCGAGGAGTTGGACAGGCTGGAGGCCCATGTAACCGCGAGCCGCGATTTGCTGGCCAGCGAGGATGCCGTGGGCCGCAAGCTCGACTTTCTCTGCCAGGAGTTCAACCGCGAGGCCAACACGCTCTGCTCCAAGGCGCAGGCAGTGGAACTGACCCGGATCGGGCTTGACCTCAAGGCCGCCATCGACCAGATGCGGGAGCAGGTTCAGAACATCGAATAGGGGAGGGGGCCTTGGCCAGACGCGGATTGCTCATCATCCTGTCGTCGCCCTCGGGCGCAGGCAAGACGACGCTGGCGCGGAGGCTGATGGGCTGGGACCCTGACCTGAGCTTTTCGATCAGTGCCACCACGCGCCCGCCGCGGCCGGGCGAGGAAGACGGGGTGCATTACCATTTTCTTACCGAGAAGGATTTTCGCCAGCAGGTGGCCGACGAGCAGATGCTGGAGCATGCGCATGTTTTTGGCAATCACTACGGCTCTCCGGCTGGCCCGGTGCGTGAGGCGATCAACGCGGGCCGCGATGTGCTGTTTGATGTGGACTGGCAGGGCGCTCAGCAGATCCGCAACTCGGAGTTGGGCAAGCACACGCTCTCAATCTTCATCCTGCCGCCCACGATCGACGAGTTGCGCCGCCGGTTGATTGAGCGCGGTCAAGACGAAGACAAGGTGATCGCCAAGCGGATGCAGAAGAGCTGGGACGAGATCAGCCATTGGGACAGCTACGATTACGTGCTGGTCAATGACGATTTGGACGAGAGCGAAAAGAAGCTGCGCACCATCGTCTCGGCCGAGCGGATGCGGCGGGCGCAGCAACCCGACCTTGCCGCGCATGTTCGCGCCCTGCACGACCAGTTTCGGGAGAAGGAAGTCAGATGATCTATGCCCTCGACGGGATCGCGCCGGTTTTTCCGGAGGATAAAGATTTTTGGGTGGCCCCGGATGCCAACCTGATCGGCAATGTCGTTCTGGAAAGCGGCGCATCTGTCTGGTTTGGCTGCACGCTGCGGGGCGACAACGAGGAAATCCGCGTGGGCGCCGGGGCGAACGTGCAGGAGAACACCGTTTGCCATACCGATCCGGGCTGCCCGCTCACCATCGGTGCGGGTGTGACGGTGGGCCACAAGGCTATGCTGCACGGCTGCACGATTGGCGAGAACTCTCTGATCGGGATGGGCGCCACGGTGCTGAACCGCGCTGTGATCGGCAAGAATTGCCTGATCGGCGCGGGGGCGCTGATTACCGAGGGCAAGGAGATCCCCGACAATTCGCTGGTGATGGGTGCGCCGGGCAAGGTTGTTCGGCAGCTGGACGAGGCGGCGATCGAGGGGCT includes the following:
- the gmk gene encoding guanylate kinase, coding for MARRGLLIILSSPSGAGKTTLARRLMGWDPDLSFSISATTRPPRPGEEDGVHYHFLTEKDFRQQVADEQMLEHAHVFGNHYGSPAGPVREAINAGRDVLFDVDWQGAQQIRNSELGKHTLSIFILPPTIDELRRRLIERGQDEDKVIAKRMQKSWDEISHWDSYDYVLVNDDLDESEKKLRTIVSAERMRRAQQPDLAAHVRALHDQFREKEVR
- a CDS encoding gamma carbonic anhydrase family protein; translation: MIYALDGIAPVFPEDKDFWVAPDANLIGNVVLESGASVWFGCTLRGDNEEIRVGAGANVQENTVCHTDPGCPLTIGAGVTVGHKAMLHGCTIGENSLIGMGATVLNRAVIGKNCLIGAGALITEGKEIPDNSLVMGAPGKVVRQLDEAAIEGLRRSALHYQENMRRFRAGLKPV